One window from the genome of Xiphophorus hellerii strain 12219 chromosome 16, Xiphophorus_hellerii-4.1, whole genome shotgun sequence encodes:
- the srrm2 gene encoding serine/arginine repetitive matrix protein 2 isoform X7, whose amino-acid sequence MYNGIGLTTPRGSGTNGYVQRNLSSLRVKRPRDERGGERDEKDRERLESQLNRQPNADILEHQRKRQLEVKCAELQDMMEEQGYSAEEIEEKVNSFRMMLQEKEEPSPAAAQKPTVTETHALAAANQQKNDRLRAAFGISSDYVDGSSFHADRKEKEKEKREQERLEREKLQQQKYILVEDSDDSDSPPKKRSRKKKKKNKNRESSSESSSSSPRKEKKKSKKKKKKREASEDEDDSSSDEKQKVSKKKRRSGSSSPPKAKSGRRRSVSSSSDHSSRSPPPSRLHPQDQTAKNTEGRKGRSPDRRRRGSEERSPRRRAGDGRRPNPQREKEQRRETDKTKRRHDSSSPSPSPEKDRNVDQGRARKSRSKQREREKGQTRSMDMDSRQHSRNLETEKRRRSRSVEVEKRRRSKSVEVDKREQSRNNEKGRRSKSREIRNTEKENVPQRIRREPSSSSSGSPSPPPPPPPQQETRGERSRVPEREKDGNKHRTMRHDSSSPSPPPEKEQARRGRSVDKERTSEKDIQSKTRGRNERDVKKGEAQRQDRERQPSPRQQRGDKIPGSRDFPSPILSPSCTNGSQIERRQETHKERSTDRHLNKQKEESGEKRRKDGGPSADGRGDGSRPPEKQRSPVREKRREEKLKQTESSSSSSDSDSDSSSSSSSSSSSSSSSSSEEEDNTDKTASPEQERSIHRKSAPSAIGAAVERFLANGRKESATGSEGDGPRRPHREPGPDKPERERPPLRDPAQDRPSQAKGQDRYSPTQAESRSPSPSPPRRPENNRGRRFSPPEARAGDRAKDKDASKRITRASPNARSPRSPAQRTTTIPPAARTPPRQYQEPPSRFRRTSPPPFPSDRDRDKGREWDRDKGREWDRIVRRSRSRSPRPRSLRRRSGSRPRSPRRRSGSRPRSPRRRSGSRPRSLRRRSGSRPRSPRRRYGSRPRSPRRRSGSRPRRRSGSRPRSPRRRSGSRLRNLRRRSGSRQRSPRRRSGSRPRSPRRRSGSSPISRPKSPRRRTRSRSRSPRILRRPSPPSRFRRSPSPQQRRRVSRSPSTDRQRERERGRQPERPPAKVASPPQRSSSSSSSSSSSSSSSSSPSPPPDRKEVKPPAERERPLPDDGKPAGRSSSAQAPPRDSPRATAAPGRRSSPSDPRRPHDAIRRSPAVSQSEGRHPTAGLEGKQSPPATRKDTAVNGKEKASRSSSSSSSSSSSSSSSSSSSSSSSSSSDSSDSEAEQGKGKPEKGRSSQSSSSSSSDEGEAKKNSPARPHRVPADSLRDSRSLSYSPPRHIRAARSSPAPRSAGRRSPRSSSGSRRRK is encoded by the exons ATGTACAATGGTATTGGCCTGACGACTCCTCGGGGCAGCGGCACCAATGGCTACGTGCAGCGCAACCTGTCGAGCCTGCGGGTCAAGAGGCCCCGAGACGAGCGCGGAGGTGAGCGCGATGAAAAGGACCGCGAGCGGCTGGAGAGTCAGCTCAACCGGCAGCCCAACGCCGACATCCTGGAGCACCAGCGCAAGAGGCAGCTGGAGGTCAAATGCGCCGAGCTGCAGGACATGATGGAGGAGCAGGg ATATTCGGCCGAGGAGATCGAGGAGAAGGTGAACAGTTTCCGCATGATGctgcaggagaaggaggagCCGTCTCCCGCTGCCGCTCAGAAACCAAC TGTGACAGAAACACACGCCCTGGCTGCAGCCAACCAGCAGAAGAACGACCGTCTTCGTGCCGCTTTCGGCATCTCCAGCGACTATGTGGACGGGTCGTCCTTCCACGCTGACCGCaaggaaaaggagaaagagaagCGGGAGCAGGAACGTCTGGAGCGGgagaaactgcagcagcagaaatacaT CTTGGTGGAAGATTCAGATGACTCAGATTCTCCTCCTAAGAAGCGCAGccggaagaagaaaaagaaaaacaagaacagagaAAG CAGCTCAGAAAGTTCGTCCTCATCTCCTcgcaaagagaagaagaaatccaaaaagaagaaaaagaagag GGAGGCATCAGAGGACGAAGACGACAG TTCCTCAGATGAGAAGCAGAAAGTgtcaaagaagaaaagaaggagtGGAAGTTCCAGTCCTCCGAAAGCGAAGTCGGGTCGGCGCAGAAGCGTCTCCTCCAGTTCAGATCACAG CAGCAGATCTCCACCTCCATCCAGATTGCACCCACAGGACCAAACcgcaaaaaacacagaaggcaGAAAGGGGCGTTCGCCAGACAGGAGGCGCCGTGGTTCTGAGGAGCGCAGCCCACGGCGTCGAGCGGGCGACGGG AGGAGGCCCAATCCTCAGAGGGAGAAAGAGCAACGCCGGGAGACGGACAAGACCAAAAGGAGACATGACTCCTCGTCCCCCTCTCCGTCTccagagaaagacagaaacgTTGATCAGGGGAGAGCAAGAAAATCCAGAAGCAAACAAAGGGAGCGAGAAAAAGGGCAGACCAGGAGCATGGACATGGACTCAAGACAGCACTCCAGGAATCTGGAGACAGAGAAGAGGAGGCGCTCCAGGAGCGTGGAGGTGGAGAAGAGGAGGCGCTCCAAGAGCGTAGAG GTGGACAAAAGAGAACAATCTAGAAACAATGAGAAGGGGAGGCGGTCAAAGAGTCGAGAAATCAGAAACACAGAGAAGGAGAACGTACCTCAGAGGATTAGACGGGAGCCCTCCTCTTCGTCTTCTggttctccttctcctcctcctcctcctcctcctcagcaggAAACAAGGGGGGAAAGAAGCAGGGTCCCTGAGCGGGAAAAAGACGGGAACAAACATAGAACGATGAGACATGACTCTtcgtctccgtctcctcctcctgaAAAGGAACAGGCACGAAGAGGAAGGAGTGTAGATAAAGAACGTACAAGTGAGAAGGACATTCAGTCAAAGACAAGGGGACGAAATGAAAGAGACGTCAAAAAAGGTGAAGCTCAGCGGCAGGATAGAGAGAGACAACCGTCTCCTCGCCAACAGAGAGGAGACAAGATACCAGGCAGCCGGGATTTCCCATCGCCAATTTTGTCCCCATCCTGCACCAATGGAAGCCAGATTGAGAGGAGACAAGAAACGCACAAAGAACGATCGACAGACAGGCATTTGAATAAGCAAAAGGAAGAAAGTGGTGAGAAACGTAGGAAAGATGGCGGGCCTTCTGCAGACGGTAGAGGGGACGGGTCCAGACCTCCGGAGAAGCAGAGGAGCCCGGTGAGAGAGAAAAGACGGGaggagaaactaaaacaaacagaaagcagtagcagcagcagtgatAGCGACAGTGAcagctcctcatcctcctcttcgtcctcatcctcctcctcttcatcttcctctgaGGAAGAGGATAACACCGATAAAACTGCATCACCAGAACAAGAGAGAAGCATTCATAGGAAAAGTGCGCCGTCGGCCATCGGAGCTGCTGTTGAAAGGTTTCTGGCCAATGGGAGGAAAGAAAGCGCCACTGGTTCTGAAGGTGACGGACCCAGACGTCCCCACCGGGAACCTGGACCGGACAAACCCGAGCGTGAAAGACCACCGCTCAGAGATCCCGCCCAGGATCGCCCGTCTCAAGCTAAAGGACAAGATCGGTACAGTCCCACGCAGGCTGAAAGCCGGAGTCCGTCTCCCTCTCCACCCAGGAGACCCGAAAACAACCGAGGCAGGAGGTTCTCTCCGCCTGAGGCCAGAGCTGGGGACAGGGCGAAGGACAAGGACGCTTCCAAGAGAATCACAAGGGCCAGCCCCAATGCCAGGAGCCCACGCTCTCCAGCCCAGAGGACCACTACCATCCCACCAGCCGCCCGCACTCCTCCAAGGCAGTATCAAGAACCCCCGTCCCGGTTCAGAAGAACGTCACCGCCTCCATTCCCATCAGACCGTGACAGGGACAAGGGACGAGAATGGGACAGGGACAAGGGACGAGAATGGGACAGAATAGTCAGAAGGAGCCGGTCCAGAAGTCCTAGGCCCAGAAGTCTGAGAAGACGCAGCGGGTCTAGGCCCAGAAGTCCGAGAAGACGCAGCGGGTCTAGGCCCAGAAGTCCGAGAAGACGCAGCGGGTCTAGGCCCAGAAGTCTGAGAAGACGCAGCGGATCTAGACCTAGAAGTCCGAGAAGACGCTATGGCTCCAGGCCCAGAAGTCCCAGAAGGCGCAGTGGTTCTAGACCCAGAAGGCGCAGTGGTTCTAGACCCAGAAGTCCGAGGCGACGTAGTGGGTCCAGGCTGAGAAATCTGAGACGCCGTAGTGGTTCTAGGCAAAGAAGCCCTAGAAGACGAAGTGGTTCTAGGCCCAGAAGCCCAAGACGGCGCAGTGGGTCCAGCCCTATATCTAGGCCTAAAAGTCCAAGGAGACGCACTAGATCTAGGTCCAGAAGTCCAAGGATCCTCAGACGGCCAAGTCCCCCTAGCAG GTTCCGCCGCTCTCCGTCTCCCCAGCAGCGGCGGCGGGTCAGTCGCTCGCCCTCCACAGACAGgcagagagagcgagagagggGCCGGCAGCCAGAGAGACCACCTGCAAAGGTCGCCTCCCCGCCCCAAAGgtcgtcctcttcctcctcctcgtccagttccagctcctcctcttcctcgtctccTTCTCCGCCGCCGGACAGGAAGGAGGTGAAGCCTCCGGCGGAGAGAGAGAGGCCGCTTCCAGACGACGGGAAGCCGGCGGGTCGCTCTTCGTCGGCTCAGGCTCCTCCCAGGGACTCCCCCCGCGCCACGGCGGCACCGGGCCGGAGAAGCTCACCATCCGACCCGCGCCGGCCTCATGACGCCATCAGGAGGTCGCCGGccgtcagccaatcagaaggcaGGCATCCAACGGCTGGTCTCGAAGGGAAGCAGTCGCCGCCAGCGACCAGGAAGGACACTGCTGTGAACGGGAAGGAGAAGgccagcaggagcagcagctccagctcctCTTCGTCGTCCTcgtcttcatcatcatcatcctcctcgtcatcctcatcttcatcttcagaCAGCTCTGACTCGGAGGCGGAGCAGGGCAAAGG gAAGCCAGAGAAAGGACGAAGCTCCcagtcctcctcttcctcatccagCGATGAAGGGGAAGCCAAGAAAAACAG CCCTGCGCGGCCTCACCGCGTCCCGGCCGACTCTCTCAGAGATTCCCGTTCTCTCAGTTATTCTCCTCCCAGACACATCCGAGCCGCTCGCTCCTCTCCCGCTCCCAG GAGCGCAGGCCGGCGGTCGCCCAGATCCTCGTCCGGCAGCAGGCGGAGAAAATGA
- the srrm2 gene encoding serine/arginine repetitive matrix protein 2 isoform X6, which yields MYNGIGLTTPRGSGTNGYVQRNLSSLRVKRPRDERGGERDEKDRERLESQLNRQPNADILEHQRKRQLEVKCAELQDMMEEQGYSAEEIEEKVNSFRMMLQEKEEPSPAAAQKPTVTETHALAAANQQKNDRLRAAFGISSDYVDGSSFHADRKEKEKEKREQERLEREKLQQQKYILVEDSDDSDSPPKKRSRKKKKKNKNRESSSESSSSSPRKEKKKSKKKKKKREASEDEDDSSSDEKQKVSKKKRRSGSSSPPKAKSGRRRSVSSSSDHSSRSPPPSRLHPQDQTAKNTEGRKGRSPDRRRRGSEERSPRRRAGDGRRPNPQREKEQRRETDKTKRRHDSSSPSPSPEKDRNVDQGRARKSRSKQREREKGQTRSMDMDSRQHSRNLETEKRRRSRSVEVEKRRRSKSVEVEKRRRSRSIEVEKRRRSRSIEVEKRRRSRSIEVDKREQSRNNEKGRRSKSREIRNTEKENVPQRIRREPSSSSSGSPSPPPPPPPQQETRGERSRVPEREKDGNKHRTMRHDSSSPSPPPEKEQARRGRSVDKERTSEKDIQSKTRGRNERDVKKGEAQRQDRERQPSPRQQRGDKIPGSRDFPSPILSPSCTNGSQIERRQETHKERSTDRHLNKQKEESGEKRRKDGGPSADGRGDGSRPPEKQRSPVREKRREEKLKQTESSSSSSDSDSDSSSSSSSSSSSSSSSSSEEEDNTDKTASPEQERSIHRKSAPSAIGAAVERFLANGRKESATGSEGDGPRRPHREPGPDKPERERPPLRDPAQDRPSQAKGQDRYSPTQAESRSPSPSPPRRPENNRGRRFSPPEARAGDRAKDKDASKRITRASPNARSPRSPAQRTTTIPPAARTPPRQYQEPPSRFRRTSPPPFPSDRDRDKGREWDRDKGREWDRIVRRSRSRSPRPRSLRRRSGSRPRSPRRRSGSRPRSPRRRSGSRPRSLRRRSGSRPRSPRRRYGSRPRSPRRRSGSRPRRRSGSRPRSPRRRSGSRLRNLRRRSGSRQRSPRRRSGSRPRSPRRRSGSSPISRPKSPRRRTRSRSRSPRILRRPSPPSRFRRSPSPQQRRRVSRSPSTDRQRERERGRQPERPPAKVASPPQRSSSSSSSSSSSSSSSSSPSPPPDRKEVKPPAERERPLPDDGKPAGRSSSAQAPPRDSPRATAAPGRRSSPSDPRRPHDAIRRSPAVSQSEGRHPTAGLEGKQSPPATRKDTAVNGKEKASRSSSSSSSSSSSSSSSSSSSSSSSSSSDSSDSEAEQGKGKPEKGRSSQSSSSSSSDEGEAKKNSPARPHRVPADSLRDSRSLSYSPPRHIRAARSSPAPRSAGRRSPRSSSGSRRRK from the exons ATGTACAATGGTATTGGCCTGACGACTCCTCGGGGCAGCGGCACCAATGGCTACGTGCAGCGCAACCTGTCGAGCCTGCGGGTCAAGAGGCCCCGAGACGAGCGCGGAGGTGAGCGCGATGAAAAGGACCGCGAGCGGCTGGAGAGTCAGCTCAACCGGCAGCCCAACGCCGACATCCTGGAGCACCAGCGCAAGAGGCAGCTGGAGGTCAAATGCGCCGAGCTGCAGGACATGATGGAGGAGCAGGg ATATTCGGCCGAGGAGATCGAGGAGAAGGTGAACAGTTTCCGCATGATGctgcaggagaaggaggagCCGTCTCCCGCTGCCGCTCAGAAACCAAC TGTGACAGAAACACACGCCCTGGCTGCAGCCAACCAGCAGAAGAACGACCGTCTTCGTGCCGCTTTCGGCATCTCCAGCGACTATGTGGACGGGTCGTCCTTCCACGCTGACCGCaaggaaaaggagaaagagaagCGGGAGCAGGAACGTCTGGAGCGGgagaaactgcagcagcagaaatacaT CTTGGTGGAAGATTCAGATGACTCAGATTCTCCTCCTAAGAAGCGCAGccggaagaagaaaaagaaaaacaagaacagagaAAG CAGCTCAGAAAGTTCGTCCTCATCTCCTcgcaaagagaagaagaaatccaaaaagaagaaaaagaagag GGAGGCATCAGAGGACGAAGACGACAG TTCCTCAGATGAGAAGCAGAAAGTgtcaaagaagaaaagaaggagtGGAAGTTCCAGTCCTCCGAAAGCGAAGTCGGGTCGGCGCAGAAGCGTCTCCTCCAGTTCAGATCACAG CAGCAGATCTCCACCTCCATCCAGATTGCACCCACAGGACCAAACcgcaaaaaacacagaaggcaGAAAGGGGCGTTCGCCAGACAGGAGGCGCCGTGGTTCTGAGGAGCGCAGCCCACGGCGTCGAGCGGGCGACGGG AGGAGGCCCAATCCTCAGAGGGAGAAAGAGCAACGCCGGGAGACGGACAAGACCAAAAGGAGACATGACTCCTCGTCCCCCTCTCCGTCTccagagaaagacagaaacgTTGATCAGGGGAGAGCAAGAAAATCCAGAAGCAAACAAAGGGAGCGAGAAAAAGGGCAGACCAGGAGCATGGACATGGACTCAAGACAGCACTCCAGGAATCTGGAGACAGAGAAGAGGAGGCGCTCCAGGAGCGTGGAGGTGGAGAAGAGGAGGCGCTCCAAGAGCGTAGAGGTGGAGAAGAGGAGGCGCTCCAGGAGCATAGAGGTGGAGAAGAGGAGGCGCTCCAGGAGCATAGAGGTGGAGAAGAGGAGGCGCTCCAGGAGCATAGAG GTGGACAAAAGAGAACAATCTAGAAACAATGAGAAGGGGAGGCGGTCAAAGAGTCGAGAAATCAGAAACACAGAGAAGGAGAACGTACCTCAGAGGATTAGACGGGAGCCCTCCTCTTCGTCTTCTggttctccttctcctcctcctcctcctcctcctcagcaggAAACAAGGGGGGAAAGAAGCAGGGTCCCTGAGCGGGAAAAAGACGGGAACAAACATAGAACGATGAGACATGACTCTtcgtctccgtctcctcctcctgaAAAGGAACAGGCACGAAGAGGAAGGAGTGTAGATAAAGAACGTACAAGTGAGAAGGACATTCAGTCAAAGACAAGGGGACGAAATGAAAGAGACGTCAAAAAAGGTGAAGCTCAGCGGCAGGATAGAGAGAGACAACCGTCTCCTCGCCAACAGAGAGGAGACAAGATACCAGGCAGCCGGGATTTCCCATCGCCAATTTTGTCCCCATCCTGCACCAATGGAAGCCAGATTGAGAGGAGACAAGAAACGCACAAAGAACGATCGACAGACAGGCATTTGAATAAGCAAAAGGAAGAAAGTGGTGAGAAACGTAGGAAAGATGGCGGGCCTTCTGCAGACGGTAGAGGGGACGGGTCCAGACCTCCGGAGAAGCAGAGGAGCCCGGTGAGAGAGAAAAGACGGGaggagaaactaaaacaaacagaaagcagtagcagcagcagtgatAGCGACAGTGAcagctcctcatcctcctcttcgtcctcatcctcctcctcttcatcttcctctgaGGAAGAGGATAACACCGATAAAACTGCATCACCAGAACAAGAGAGAAGCATTCATAGGAAAAGTGCGCCGTCGGCCATCGGAGCTGCTGTTGAAAGGTTTCTGGCCAATGGGAGGAAAGAAAGCGCCACTGGTTCTGAAGGTGACGGACCCAGACGTCCCCACCGGGAACCTGGACCGGACAAACCCGAGCGTGAAAGACCACCGCTCAGAGATCCCGCCCAGGATCGCCCGTCTCAAGCTAAAGGACAAGATCGGTACAGTCCCACGCAGGCTGAAAGCCGGAGTCCGTCTCCCTCTCCACCCAGGAGACCCGAAAACAACCGAGGCAGGAGGTTCTCTCCGCCTGAGGCCAGAGCTGGGGACAGGGCGAAGGACAAGGACGCTTCCAAGAGAATCACAAGGGCCAGCCCCAATGCCAGGAGCCCACGCTCTCCAGCCCAGAGGACCACTACCATCCCACCAGCCGCCCGCACTCCTCCAAGGCAGTATCAAGAACCCCCGTCCCGGTTCAGAAGAACGTCACCGCCTCCATTCCCATCAGACCGTGACAGGGACAAGGGACGAGAATGGGACAGGGACAAGGGACGAGAATGGGACAGAATAGTCAGAAGGAGCCGGTCCAGAAGTCCTAGGCCCAGAAGTCTGAGAAGACGCAGCGGGTCTAGGCCCAGAAGTCCGAGAAGACGCAGCGGGTCTAGGCCCAGAAGTCCGAGAAGACGCAGCGGGTCTAGGCCCAGAAGTCTGAGAAGACGCAGCGGATCTAGACCTAGAAGTCCGAGAAGACGCTATGGCTCCAGGCCCAGAAGTCCCAGAAGGCGCAGTGGTTCTAGACCCAGAAGGCGCAGTGGTTCTAGACCCAGAAGTCCGAGGCGACGTAGTGGGTCCAGGCTGAGAAATCTGAGACGCCGTAGTGGTTCTAGGCAAAGAAGCCCTAGAAGACGAAGTGGTTCTAGGCCCAGAAGCCCAAGACGGCGCAGTGGGTCCAGCCCTATATCTAGGCCTAAAAGTCCAAGGAGACGCACTAGATCTAGGTCCAGAAGTCCAAGGATCCTCAGACGGCCAAGTCCCCCTAGCAG GTTCCGCCGCTCTCCGTCTCCCCAGCAGCGGCGGCGGGTCAGTCGCTCGCCCTCCACAGACAGgcagagagagcgagagagggGCCGGCAGCCAGAGAGACCACCTGCAAAGGTCGCCTCCCCGCCCCAAAGgtcgtcctcttcctcctcctcgtccagttccagctcctcctcttcctcgtctccTTCTCCGCCGCCGGACAGGAAGGAGGTGAAGCCTCCGGCGGAGAGAGAGAGGCCGCTTCCAGACGACGGGAAGCCGGCGGGTCGCTCTTCGTCGGCTCAGGCTCCTCCCAGGGACTCCCCCCGCGCCACGGCGGCACCGGGCCGGAGAAGCTCACCATCCGACCCGCGCCGGCCTCATGACGCCATCAGGAGGTCGCCGGccgtcagccaatcagaaggcaGGCATCCAACGGCTGGTCTCGAAGGGAAGCAGTCGCCGCCAGCGACCAGGAAGGACACTGCTGTGAACGGGAAGGAGAAGgccagcaggagcagcagctccagctcctCTTCGTCGTCCTcgtcttcatcatcatcatcctcctcgtcatcctcatcttcatcttcagaCAGCTCTGACTCGGAGGCGGAGCAGGGCAAAGG gAAGCCAGAGAAAGGACGAAGCTCCcagtcctcctcttcctcatccagCGATGAAGGGGAAGCCAAGAAAAACAG CCCTGCGCGGCCTCACCGCGTCCCGGCCGACTCTCTCAGAGATTCCCGTTCTCTCAGTTATTCTCCTCCCAGACACATCCGAGCCGCTCGCTCCTCTCCCGCTCCCAG GAGCGCAGGCCGGCGGTCGCCCAGATCCTCGTCCGGCAGCAGGCGGAGAAAATGA